The following proteins come from a genomic window of Mycobacterium sp. DL:
- a CDS encoding aldehyde dehydrogenase yields MRYDELFIGGAWCKPSTDQRIEIVSPHTEMRVAQVAAAAPADVDVAVQSARTAFDDGSWPRTTPTERIDAVRGLAEIYGGRRADMAALITSEIGAPISFAQRAQVALPWTMMNAFCDVAQSYPWQEARPGRYGSDITILRQPVGVVAAIVPWNMPQFLIVAKLVPALLAGCTVILKPAPESPLNALLLAELIAESELPPGVVSVLPGDGAVGDHLVRHPGVDKVSFTGSTAAGRAVAAACAADLRRVSLELGGKSAAIVLDDADPTTVATGVRSASLSNSGQICNALTRILVPRTRAAEFTDALAAEVSSLIVGDPTDGSTQVGPLVAQRQQQRVAGYLERGVRDGARIVTGGSGMPDGCDRGWYVKPTLFDQADNSMAIAREEIFGPVLTVIAYDDQDEAVDIANDSDYGLAGSVFTADLDRGLAVAAAIRTGTFGVNQGYTMDPFAPFGGVKKSGYGRELGSEGIDGYTDSKSISVAGSQDPATAAAGKGA; encoded by the coding sequence GTGCGTTACGACGAGCTGTTCATCGGCGGTGCATGGTGCAAGCCCAGCACCGATCAGCGCATCGAGATCGTCTCGCCCCACACCGAGATGCGCGTCGCGCAGGTGGCCGCCGCCGCACCGGCCGACGTGGACGTGGCGGTGCAGTCCGCACGAACCGCGTTCGACGACGGGTCGTGGCCCAGGACCACCCCAACCGAACGCATCGACGCGGTGCGCGGGCTCGCCGAGATCTACGGTGGCCGCCGGGCCGACATGGCGGCACTGATCACCTCCGAGATCGGCGCGCCGATCAGCTTCGCGCAGCGTGCGCAGGTAGCACTGCCGTGGACGATGATGAACGCGTTCTGCGATGTGGCGCAGTCATATCCATGGCAGGAGGCGCGGCCCGGGCGCTACGGCTCTGACATCACGATCCTGCGCCAGCCGGTCGGCGTCGTCGCGGCCATCGTCCCGTGGAACATGCCGCAGTTCCTGATCGTCGCGAAGCTGGTTCCCGCGCTGCTGGCCGGCTGCACCGTGATCCTCAAACCGGCACCCGAGTCGCCGCTCAACGCGCTGCTGCTCGCCGAGCTCATCGCAGAATCAGAGTTGCCACCCGGCGTCGTGAGCGTGCTGCCCGGCGACGGTGCCGTCGGCGACCATCTGGTCAGACACCCGGGCGTGGACAAGGTGTCGTTCACCGGTTCGACGGCCGCGGGCCGAGCTGTCGCCGCGGCGTGCGCCGCCGACCTGCGCCGGGTCAGCCTCGAACTCGGCGGGAAGTCCGCCGCGATTGTCCTTGACGACGCGGATCCGACCACCGTCGCGACCGGCGTGCGCTCGGCCAGCCTGAGCAACAGCGGCCAGATCTGCAATGCGCTGACACGCATCCTCGTGCCGCGAACCCGCGCAGCCGAATTCACCGACGCGCTGGCGGCGGAGGTGAGTTCGCTCATCGTCGGGGACCCTACCGACGGCAGCACTCAGGTCGGGCCTCTTGTCGCGCAGCGGCAACAGCAGCGGGTCGCCGGCTACCTGGAGCGGGGCGTGCGCGACGGCGCCCGCATCGTGACCGGCGGCAGTGGCATGCCCGACGGCTGCGATCGGGGGTGGTACGTCAAGCCGACGCTGTTCGACCAGGCGGACAACTCCATGGCGATCGCCCGCGAGGAGATCTTCGGTCCGGTGCTGACCGTCATCGCCTACGACGACCAGGACGAGGCGGTGGACATCGCCAACGATTCGGACTACGGCCTGGCCGGATCCGTGTTCACCGCAGACCTCGACCGCGGACTGGCCGTCGCCGCCGCGATCCGCACCGGCACGTTCGGCGTCAACCAGGGCTACACGATGGACCCGTTCGCCCCGTTCGGCGGGGTGAAGAAGAGCGGATACGGGCGAGAACTCGGCTCCGAGGGCATCGACGGCTACACCGACAGCAAATCGATATCTGTTGCGGGCAGCCAGGATCCGGCTACCGCAGCCGCCGGAAAGGGAGCGTGA
- a CDS encoding aromatic ring-hydroxylating dioxygenase subunit alpha: MARFPKPPEGSWTQHYPQLGTGPVSYEDSIDPEFYEVERKAVFKRAWLNVGRVEQIPRKGSYFTKELKVANTSIIVVRTASGEVKAYHNICRHRGNKLVWNDMPLEETSGVCRQFTCKYHAWRYDLDGNLTFLQQEGEFFDLDKSRYGLVAVHCDVWEGFIFVNFAPEPEQTLRDFLGPMITDLEGYPFDQMTSRFYYRSEVKANWKLYMDAFQEFYHAPVLHANQSPTAYSKAAAEAGFEAPHYRIEGPHRLVSTSGVRAWEMADEMRKPIEDICQSGLFGPWDKPDLGEMPAGLNPAKCDPWGLDSFQLFPNFVILFWGQGWYLTYHYWPTSHNTHIFEGTVYFPQPRTPRERIAQELAAVSFKEYGLQDANTLEATQTMVESRVLENFVLCDQEVLIRHLHKETAAWVEDYQRKTQHVGQGV, encoded by the coding sequence ATGGCCCGATTTCCGAAACCGCCAGAAGGCAGCTGGACTCAGCACTACCCGCAGCTGGGGACGGGGCCGGTGTCCTACGAGGACTCGATCGACCCGGAGTTCTACGAAGTCGAACGCAAGGCGGTCTTCAAGCGCGCTTGGCTGAATGTGGGCCGCGTCGAGCAGATCCCGCGCAAAGGCAGTTACTTCACCAAGGAACTCAAGGTCGCCAACACCTCGATCATCGTGGTGCGGACCGCCAGTGGTGAGGTGAAGGCGTACCACAACATCTGCAGGCACCGCGGCAACAAACTGGTGTGGAACGACATGCCGCTCGAGGAGACCAGCGGCGTCTGCAGGCAGTTCACCTGCAAGTACCACGCATGGCGCTACGACCTGGACGGCAACCTGACGTTCCTGCAGCAGGAGGGCGAGTTCTTCGATCTCGACAAGAGCCGCTACGGCCTGGTGGCGGTGCACTGCGACGTCTGGGAAGGCTTCATCTTCGTCAACTTCGCACCAGAACCGGAGCAGACGCTGCGGGACTTCCTCGGACCGATGATCACCGATCTCGAAGGCTATCCCTTCGACCAGATGACCTCGCGCTTCTACTACCGCTCCGAGGTCAAGGCCAACTGGAAGCTCTACATGGACGCGTTCCAGGAGTTCTACCACGCACCGGTACTGCATGCGAACCAGTCGCCGACCGCCTACTCGAAGGCCGCCGCGGAAGCCGGATTCGAGGCACCGCACTACCGCATCGAAGGACCGCACCGCCTGGTCAGCACCTCGGGTGTGCGGGCCTGGGAGATGGCCGACGAGATGCGCAAGCCGATCGAGGACATCTGCCAGAGCGGCCTCTTCGGACCCTGGGACAAGCCGGATCTGGGGGAGATGCCGGCCGGCCTCAACCCGGCGAAGTGTGACCCGTGGGGCCTGGACTCGTTCCAGCTGTTCCCGAACTTCGTCATCCTGTTCTGGGGGCAGGGCTGGTATCTGACCTACCACTACTGGCCGACCTCGCACAACACCCACATCTTCGAGGGCACTGTGTACTTCCCACAGCCGCGCACCCCGCGGGAACGCATCGCCCAGGAACTGGCCGCGGTGTCGTTCAAGGAGTACGGGCTGCAGGACGCCAACACGCTGGAGGCCACCCAGACGATGGTCGAGTCGCGCGTGCTCGAGAACTTCGTGCTCTGCGATCAGGAGGTGCTGATCCGCCACCTGCACAAGGAGACCGCCGCGTGGGTCGAGGACTACCAGCGAAA